The DNA sequence cGGGCCTGCCTTCTGCCCCTTACCTTGACCACAGGGTGACCTCCAGGAGCAGCTTTGACAGCTCCTCGGCTGCCCTCGGTCTCGTAGTGGGCTCGGTGGTGAGCTCTGGGCTGCACCTCAATCCTCAACTCCAGCTGCTCATACTGGCTGGGCAAAGGCCAGTCCAGGGGAGGTAGGGCAGAGGTCCTGGGTAGAAGACGAGAGCGAGAGCGTGGTCGTCTGGAACCTCAGACCCATCACAATCACACCGggtttgtgggggagggggcagtagGGGTATGGGAGAGATTAAAAAAACCACAGCAAAAGTAAATTCCAAAAGCTCAGAAACAGGGGTGCTGATAGGGAAGAGAGTCCTTTGAAGATGGGGGTGTGGAAGATGGTGATAGCCCTGAGACTCCTTTCTCCCGGTTCTGGATAAAGGCTTTGCAGGCTTTACCAAGAAACAGAGGAACCCAAAGGCTGTACTGCCCCTCCGACCTAGAAGGGCAGGTACAGCACAGAAGTGCCCCTTTAGACCAGAAAAAGCATTAGAAAAACAGAGACTGAGGGCAGAAGCCTAGAGCAGAACCTAGGGCTGGCTTCTCTGCTGCCAGGCCAAATCCTTCCCGCTAGCTGGGGCTAAGCAGGAAAAGTTGTAAGGGGTAAGGACTGCTTTTCTGGAATTGTGCTTACAGATACTCTGCTGCTAAATCTCAACTGGTAATTTCCTGCCCACCTCCCCCGCCCCCGGATATTTGGCAGTCTTTTAATGGCCATAACTAATGCAAAAGGTGGTACTAGTGTCTAATGAATAGGCCTGGGAGGATGCTCACCATTAGACCGTGTCCAGGACAGCCCTGCACTCCAAACTGCCCAACTCAAAACAGTAGTCTACCAAGGTTGAGAAATGTTGGTCTATGGGAATCCCAGGGGCTCCAGCTTCCCCCTAGAAACTTTTCAGGATGGAGCCACCTCAGTCTGACAGCTCAAGGCTTAGGACTATGGAAATGGACATAACTCTTTTAGAGTAGAAGGGATAGAAATGCAAGTTTCAATATAAATTCTTTGACTTGCAAATACATGTAACTTTATTCAGACTCAAAGTGATGCTCTTAAGCCATGGACTTAGAAATTAAGGGTTAGAGGAGGGCTTCTTGTAATGGGACACAGGGCTCTTCTATCTGTTCGGTCTAAACAGCCAGAAGCTAAGATCAACCTGTCCGAGCCAGGGCTGATCAGGAAGTGTGAGAAACCCTACAGGAACTCCATCTCACCTAACTGTTCCTCTCAGAAGACTGACAGGTGGGGATGAAGAGCCTTTTCTAATACATCCACAGGAAGCAGCCATCTACAGCTCAGTCCAttgctggctttttcttttttcttcaaactTAATGGCCTTAAAACCAATTAGGTAACTGGGGCCCTCTTGCAATAACTCTTAGGAGAAGTGGAGAACACCTGGAAGCTGAACCTGTCTTTAAACTCATCCTTCCTTTGACCTTTCTGCTCCCTGCAGAACGGGGGTTGAAGAGCACAGAGGTCCCAGATCTGGCCCTCACCTGAAGATGGGGCTGTGTCCCCCAATCCGGGCCTTGGACCAAGCAAGGGGAGAAGGCACTGCGAGATAGTCCATGCCAGCCACCTCTTTCCGAAGACCCCCTGGAGCAGCCACAGCCTCATCTGTTCCGGAAGGCAGCTTCCCATTGCACGGGGCAGGCTCCTCAGACCGAGGCAGGGCCACTGCCTGCTCGCTCGAAGTCCTCCGGGTTTTCTGAGGGATGCTCTCTGTGGTTGGAGCTCCCACATAGTCAAAAGGGCCAGGGGAACTAGGGTCCCTGACTAGAGGCAAtgggggtggtggaggtggcTCTGGACCCTCTTCCCCAAGGCTGCCCCGGCGGGACAGAGCCGGGGAGGCGGAAGATGGGGTTCCAGAACTGGAGTAGCGCCTCTTGCCGCAAGGTGAAGCAGGCCGAGGGGAGGCTGGGATGGGCCCGGGAGCGCTGAGGAGTAGCCAGCTATCCTCCGGCGCTCGGCCTCCGGAGCTTGGACCGTAAAGGCTCCACGGATCCTCCGGGGTCCACGGCCTAGGAGAAGCCCGGGGCGAAGGCAGCGGAGAGCTCAAGCCAAAGCGGGAAGCCGCCTCATTAAGTTCTGACTCCACCTCATCGCACGCTGCATACAGGGCGGCCTCATCCGAGGCATCAGAGAAGAAACTCCACGAAGACAGGCTGCTGCTGCCAGGGCTCGGGCTGAAGAAGGCCCCTCCGCCCTGGCCTCCTGCCTCTCGGTAGCCCCCAAAGCCTTCTGGTGGGGGGTAATCTCTAGGAGAGCCGTCCCCCCAGGTTTCAGGAGTGTCCTCTAGCGAGGTCGGTGGGTCAGGCGTGGGAGAGATGGATGTGATCCGGATGCTGGGACACTCAAGAACACGACCACCCCCAGCACCCCCCGCACTCCCTCCTGGGCCCCCCAGCCTCACCGACCGAGCCGGTTGGCTCTCCCAGGTGCCAGGTGAAGGGGCGGGACGGGGTGGTGGTGAGTGCATGCCCGGCCGAGGGGGTGGGGGTCGGGGAATACCAATAGGGGCAGCACCATAAGGAAGGGGTTCCCCCAGGCCCAAGCGACAGCATGAAGGGGCATCCTCTGAGTCCAGCTCTGTCAAAAAGGCGGGGAGagtaaagggagagagggagagagaagctggTGAGACGTCTAGGTTCCTCGGATGGTCAGCTCCCAAAGCCTGAGATGCTCAGCTAGGAGGGGTCTCCTAGTCTCAGGACGAAAGCAAAGTGGAACATCAGAAGACAGAAACTAGATACAGGCATGCCAGAACCCCATGTTCTGAACCCCTGGTCCTGGGACCTAGGGTACCAGAGAAGGTGGGACTTAAGGTGAGGACCTTGGGCGGCGGAGCGCTAGAGACCGGCCTGGAGGTGTGTTTGCCCAGGCTCTGGGCTGGGCCGGGGGCGACTCACACATGAACCTAATTAGCAACGGTTCCCAAACCCCCAAATGGTGCTGGCAGAAACCCCAGTTACCATCGCAACCGTGGCCTGGGGGTGGGAAGGATGGGGGCATGTCTGTGGTGACGAGGGGAGGTGGCTCCTCCCTCGCCCCCCCCCAAAAGGGGGCGGAGGTGCAGCCGGAGGGTGATGCGTGCGGGGCCCAGCCaacgggggaggggggcagggggggggcggggggcagcgGGCAGCGCGGATTCCGTGCGAGCGGCCGCCGCCCCCGGCTCGATCCCCGCCATCTGCCTCTCATTGCGGCTAgacagggggagggagaggggtgcCCCTGCGCTGCCCGAAAGAGCCCCCCAGCCCCAGGCGTCACGTCTGCAGGACCAGGCCTAGGTCCGAAAGCCTCAAACTCCAGAAccaaccctcccctccccaagccGGCGCCCCGGGCCCTTGGGGGCCGAGGTTCCCTTCCGCCCCCCATCACAGAGACAATCGGCCTAGCCAGGAGGCGGCGCGTAGCCAAcaacacccccactcccaccccagtcACGAcctaaaaaggaaaaagtggtGCCGTGGCCCCCAGCCTCACTTCCCCAGCCTCGGTGGTGGAGTCCTCCAGCTCCCCTCAACCTCtgacccacctccacccccaccccaggctcgCAGCCTCCAAAGGGTCCTGACTCGGACCTCCCCTGCCCTTTAATCACTGGCCAAAAGACCCCTTCCCAGCCCCACACTAACCTTCCCCAGGGCCCCCCGCGCCCAGCGGGGGGGCCTCCTTTTCCTCCCCGAACACCAGCTTAAATTCCAGCTCCTCATCCTCGCAGCTTGCCGCCCCCATGGATCCGGCCGGAGCCCCCAGGTCCCGcctgggtgggagggggaggctcaGGACGCTGCTGTAGCTTCACGCGCGggtggctccctccctccctttccctgggACGCCCCCTCTTCTGTCGCTGCCGCCTCCCTCCCGACGCCCCCTCGTTATTATAGAAACTTTTCcaaactttttttcccccaaacttCTTCAAAGCGGGCCCCCCCCCCCTAGCCTGTCCCTGATTGGCTACCCGGGATGCTCCGGCCCCTCCTCCAGGGATGAGATGGGAAAACCACGCGCCCCTAGTCCTCCCCCACTCTCGCTCCCTccctcagtcatctctccagtcccacccccttcaaagagggaggaaaaaaaaaatgaattggaaAATGGTCCCTTGAAACGTTATAGGACCTTAATGGTACCTATTGGCTCGCGGTTGTGACAATCACTTCTTACTGGGAGCCCAAACCTCAGCCCATTTCGTCTCCgctgagggagggaggtggggggaatcCGAGCCGCCTTAAAGAGGCCATAATCTGGGCCCCCAGTGTGGCGGGCCCACAGTACAGCCTTCCCTGCGATCTGCAGAGTAGTGTAGCTAGCATCTCCCTGGAAAGGCCACCGCTTCTGCGCCTCCCATCCAAGTCTGAGTAGACGGCAGTTCCGGGATTGAGAGAGGCTCGGAGCTGTTCTGGACAGGAGGCCGTTCCTTCCTCCACCCTCGCTGAGACCACTCTACCTGGGCCTTCAGGGAGCTCTGGCACTCCTTCACCGTCACCTCCACCggcccctcctcccattccctgaAGATGCAGAACTTTTAGCTGTCCCGAGAGTCTCTCAGACCCTTCTAACCCCAGGAAGCCTTTGAAGGCCCGCAGCCCCTTCTGGGCGGAGATCCAGGCCGGGCTTTGCCGACACCCTTGTCCTAGCCACCTAGATAGGCCATTAATTAGCCTCCACGGAGGAAGTCGGCTCCCTCCTCCCGCCCAAGAGCTGCAGACTAGAGTGACTCTGTCGTCCAAGGGCAGTCCCCTCCCGGCTCTCCTAAATTCCTGGCCAGGTTTAGAAGGGGCCCGAAGCTGAAAATGTAGGCCCCGGGGCTGGACACCTGTCACCTGGGCAGGGGAGGAAGACCCGGACTGGAGTTTCTAGGAAGGGCAAGCAAAAAGGGTCCCAGttggaagaggaagaagtgggaCGGGAGATGCTCTCTTTGGATGGCAGGTGCTGCGGGGCGGGGGAGCAGTCACCCTTCTCCCCCCCGCACGCTAACCATTTGCTTCCAAACTTCCCCCCAAGAAGCCTCACGGATCTCTCATCTCTAAAGCCCGCAGGCTCTGGGCTGcgcccccagcagcagcagcagcagcagcagcagcagcagcagcagcagcagcagcagcagcagcagcagcagcagcagcagcccgaGGCCAGCACCGAAAGGGTTAAGCACCGGCCCTCGGGTCAGACGTTTACAAACACTCGGGAGCCGGGCGGGGACCGCGCCCATTACTCTAATGAGAAACAGGCTCTGCAGGGCAGAGGGAAGGGGGGCTGGCCTGACGGGCCCCAGCTCCTTGGCGGCGGAGGCGGcgcccccctcctcctctcaggCCTCCCTCGAGCCCGTCCTGGGGACCCCCCCCAGCCCCGGGGGACCCCAATGACGTGCGGCGCTGCCCCGGCTGCAAGCCCAGGGCCGCGGGGcgggaggggcagggaggagaggctTGGCGGGCGGGAGGGAAGAATGTTCCGAGGCCGAGCAGGGAGACTGCCTGGTTTgattccaccaccaccaccaccaccaccacccccgcccgcccgcccttcTTCCCTTCGGTTCTTCTCAGGTTACATTCCTGTCCTGCTTCACCTCGAACTGGAGAAACCCACGGGCGAGGAGCACCTCGAGATCATCTACTGCTACCCTGCACCTAAGAGGAGGGGGGACGGAGGGGGGAAGCCGTGGAGGACAGACCCGGAAATTCAGCCCGGGCCCTGCTCCCTCATACCCCCCGCTCAGCGGCACAAGCAGACGCGCACATTCTTTTCAAATGTCATATTTCCTTTGATCCTGGGCAGTGTTTCTCCATGTGTCTGGCTCAGCTTCTGCCCAGCCAACCgcctccccacccaccccgctTTGTTTTCCTGGAGAACCCTCCCCTTTCCCTCgtctgggaggcagggagggttGACTTGggctctctttcccctctcctcccagtgACTCAATTTCCCCACTGGAGTGTTGCAAAagaaaggaggcagaagagagaacAGTTTGGCACAAGTGAGGTATTAATGTCAAAGATTGCTCAGAAGGACACAAACTTTCGGATTAGGGCATCCTCTACTGCAAACTCTCCGGTCTGCCTAAGCTCAGGCAGAGGGATGGAACATATGACCTCTGACTTGTCCTGCCTGGCTTTAGAGGCCCAGGGCTGGTAGCTAAGTTTAGGTTGTCCTACACTACTGCCCCCTGGCGACCACAAAGCCCAGCTGCCCTTCCTCGCACTTGGCGAATTTCTCCGGCCACCTTGTGGCTCTCAACTCCCCTGGCCCCTAGCACGCACACCTGAACGAGTTCCCTTGTGACTGGCTCGATTTTCTGCCTTGTGCTGTTCAGTCCGTTTGTTCTAGAGTCAGTCTCCTGTAGtacaggctgtcttggaactccgcCTTAtccactcccaagtgctggaactataaACTCACGATGCCATTACTAGTTTTTGCTCTGTATTCCGATTGGTATTATTCGACAGACTTGGAGGTGgaatttagctttttttttaattacacaaaaTGCATTCTTTTTCTAAATGATTCAATTCAGACAAAATATGTGGTTAACTCTGACagtccaggttttttttttatccatttagcATATGCTTGTATACAGACATCTTTATGTGCACGAGGCTATGGTAaacatactttttcttttttctttcttttggatttttcaaggtagtgtttctctgtgtaacagtcctggctgtcctggaacttgctttgtagaccaggctggctttgaactcactgagatccgcctgcttctgcttcccaagtgctgggattaaaggcaagtgctacCATCGcccagctttaaattttattctttttttttttttttttttttttttttttttagtgagtgCTCTGCCTGcttgtattcctgcaggccagaagagggcatcacatcccaatataggtgattgtgagccaccatgtggtttctgggaattgaactcaggacctctggcaggatagccagtgctcttaaccactgagccatctctccagccctgacatgtTTTTTCTTGACTTGCTTTTATCCTCTTAGTTAATAAATGGTAGGTGGACCTCATTTCTGGCCTGAAATCTCAGTTCTTAGGAGACTGAGGTAAGAGTATTACCAGTTGGAGGCCATttctggctacatagcaagattctgttaagaaagaaaaaacagaaccggcttggtggcgcacgcctttaattccagcacttgggaggcagaggcaggcagatctctgtgagttcgagtccagcctggtctacaaagcgagttccaggacagccaggactacacagagaaaccctgtctcaaaaaaacaaaaccaaaagcttcTTCTCAAAGCTGGGCAGTAAtggtgcacacttttttttttttttttttttgttttttgtttttcgagacagggtttctctgtgtagctttgcgcctttcctgggactcacttggtagcccaggctggccaggctggcctcgaactcagagagatccgcctgcttctgcctcccgagtgctgggattaaaggcgtgcgccaccaccgcccggcgcgcacttttaattccagcactcaggaggcagagccaggcagatctgagttcaaggccagcctggtctacagagcgagatccaggacagtcaaaggtacacagagaaaccttgtttcaaaaaaccataataatcatcattatcatcatacTAATAAAACTTTTCTctataagaaatttttttcagtcgggcggtggtggcgcacgcctttaatcccagcattcgggaggtagagccaggcggatctctgtgagttcgaggccagtctgggctaccaagtgagttccaggaaaggcgcaaagctacacagagaaaccctgtctcgaaaaaccaaaaaaaaaaaaaaaaaaaaaaaaaaaaaaatttcagtattAGCTGTGATAAAAACCGTAATAAGCAATGGTCATAAGAGACATGCAGGGTCGAGTGTGGTGATGCAagcccttaatcccaacactccacgGCCAAGCCAGGgctaatagtgagaccctgtcaagagAAAGCAGCAAACCAAAGGGAATGAGCGGAGGATATGGCTCGGAGGGTAAAGCACCTGCTGTGCAAATGTGAGGaccgagttcaaatcctcagcacccacacagggcaGGGTAGGGAGCTTGCCTCTGCAATCCTGGTGTGCCCAAGGCAAGAGGGAAGATGGTTCCGATAGGAGAGTCCCTAAAAGCTCACAGCCCAGATAACCTGATATAGTCAGGAAGGGCACAGAGGGGCTATCTCCAGGAGGAAGGCTAGGAGACAGCCAAGGTTGTCTTCAGACCTACACACAAACCTTGGCACAGGCATCGCCgtctccatcacacacacacacacacacacacacacacacacacacacacacacgaaaggaaATGcagattgtaaaataaaatttattgacttcatatatatatgatgccAAATATGTATATGAATAGATCAATAAATGGATGCATGATAGAGGAAAAGTATTGGATTAGTCATTGTAATTTTATTAATAGCATGCATAATATAATATTAGTTATATTACTATTGCAATTGTAATATAATTAATCATTGTAATTCTGTTATACTTTTTGCCTGCGTATGAtgtgggtatgtatatgtgtgttcacatacGTCTGCACGTGAAGGTGcaaagttgatgttggctgtcttcCTTGATGGCTCTCCACTTCGTgtactgaggcagagtctctcagaaCCTGTACCTCTCAGATTCAGCTAGTCTAGTTAAATTCACTTGCTCAGTGAATAcagtgtctctgcctcctgagggctggaactACAGACAGGTTACATTTCTTTGGGGGTCTGGGGATCGAGATTCTAATCCTCACAATTGtgtggcaagctctttacccactgCCCGCGTTTCCTTTCTggggctgtgataaaatacccagacAAAGGCAATTTAGGGGAGAAGAGTTCATTTCCACTCACAGTTCCGAGTCACCATCCATCACAGCAGAGACGTCAGAGCAGCGGGAGCTTGAAGTGGACAGTCACAGCCTACCCACAGTTAACCGCGGAGGGAAATTCATGCATGCCCactggcttgcttgcttgtgctcagcacTATGTCTTATCTGGTTCAGGACCCCCAGTCTAAGGAACGGTACTGCCCATACAGGGGGttgggtcttcccatatcaagTAAGGCAACGGAGACAATCTGCCACAGCCGACGTGCCCACAGGTCAACCCAACTGACAGTCTATCGTCGTCATTCTCCTTCCGGGTGATTCTAGGTGTGACAAGCTGGTAAGCTAACCATCACACCCACCGAGCTGTCTTCCCAACCCCTGCCTTTTGGTTTTAAAAAAGGGAAACTAGACATGACAGTACagtgtgtaaaggtgcttgccgccaaacctgacaacccgagttcaaaccccaagacccacatggtgagagAGCCAACTCCCTGAAGTGGTCCTCTGACGTCTATACACACACCAAGgcacatggatacacacatacatgcacacacaaacacaaacaatgtaacacatttttaaaaaggaaacagataTCGCATATGAGTCTACCataggaataaataaaatttacaatttCTATATTGAGTCTTAACTTTTTTGAAATTTATCAGCAACTGTCCAAATTATcttcacatactttttttttttactttttaaaattacattttaaccCATTTATTGTGTGCACATACCACAGCACACATATTGAGGTTAGAGGACgatttgtggaagtcagttctctccttctaccatgagggTTCTGGATATGGCAtccaggtcatgaggcttggggctaggcctttacctgctaagccatctcaccagcctcaaaTGTATCTTTACGGTTTTTGTTGTTAATTATTAGTGGTGTTTGTGCGCGTGTGTGCTTGCTcgagtgcatgtacacacacacacacacacacacacacacacacacacacacacacacacctgccatggCACGCATGTGGCGGTCAGAGAACAACGTtgtagaatcagttctctctttctaccgtTAAGAGGGTTTGAGAGAGgtaactcaggtcaccaggcttacaCTATGAGGACCTTGACCCGCTGAGTGTCTAGCTAGCCCCACATACGTATTTCCAACAGACAATATAGGCAGATTCATGACTCTACCTCACTCCCAttgataaaactttttttttttcctaacagggtcttactgtgtagcccaggctagactggaactcactatgtagaccaggttggtttcAAACTCACCGAGCACCGCCTGCTTTGGCTTCTCGGATGCTGGGATTTTCAAGGCACAGGCTAccagccaggccgtggtggcacacacctttaatcccatcgctcaggaggcagaggtaggcagatctctgtgagtttgaggccagcctggtctacagagtgagttccgggacagccaagattatttcacagagaaactttgtctctaaaaactaaaagaaaaagtgtgtgtggggggggggggggaggcatgtGTTAtgtgtaagaaaaaaatttaatgtttttttattgTGGTATCATTCACATGGCCTCAACACGCCTAATTATTTTTCCTATGCCTGTAAAACTCATCTGCcttagttttttttctagtttttgtgataaaataccctgacaaaaggtAACTTCAAGGAGAAAGAGTTCATTTAGCTCACAGATTCAggccacagtccatcatgacaagGAAGCACGTTGTGGGGGCTTGAAGCAACTGGTCATACTATGTCTCTGCCGGAAGTAGAGCAGTGAAAGCTTGCTAGTGctcatctctctttctccattctttttgttgttgttgctgttgtttccagacagggtttccctgtgtatccctggctgtcctggatctcatgctGTAGCCTTGAAcacccagagatccgcctgcctctgcctcctgagtgctgggattacaggcgccCTGCTCTTCTCCACTCTTAATCCAGGATCCCCGACTTTAGGACCCTTATGGGCAGCCACAGAGACCTGTCTCCCAGGTGGTTCTAGATTATATCAAGTTGGCAATACCAAACATCACACCATCCTTATCTGCTGCTTAGAGAACTtcatcccttcccttccttcccctttcttcacAGACTCAACGTAAGATATTCttccttaaaaaaggaaaaggagccgggcggtggtggcacacgcctgtaatcccagcactcgggaggcagaggcaggtggatctctgtgagttcgaggccagcctggtctacagagctagtccaggacaggcaccaaaactgcacagagaaaccctgtctcaggggaaaaaaagaaaagaagaaaagaaaaggaaaaggaagagagttcTTTGTTCCTTCTTTACTACCTGTCTTATTATCCCTGGTAGATTTCCCTGCTGTAAGCAACCACTTCTGGGTTGAGGCACACCTGGGTGACCAATTCTGCTCCAACTCAGATGGGCCTTGCATTGCCAGCATGCTGTCTGAAGCCTGCACCTTGGCTATCCCATTCTGCTCCAGGTCTGTACCTCTTGGGGACCTCAGGACTGTAGAGAATCTGTAGAGATTTGTTAGAGGAAACTGGCTTACATGATGATGAACGCTGACAACCACAGACTCTTCAGTGCCGATCTACAGACTCAAGACCCAAGGGAGTCAAAGGTACAGATAACATCtaaaggctggcaggcagacaatCAGCACTTCTTGTTAGAGGGAGTGAGTTTTTGTTTCATTCAGGCTTTCAGTTGACCACATGAGGCTCATCATATTA is a window from the Peromyscus eremicus chromosome 9, PerEre_H2_v1, whole genome shotgun sequence genome containing:
- the Nfatc4 gene encoding nuclear factor of activated T-cells, cytoplasmic 4, giving the protein MGAASCEDEELEFKLVFGEEKEAPPLGAGGPGEELDSEDAPSCCRLGLGEPLPYGAAPIGIPRPPPPRPGMHSPPPRPAPSPGTWESQPARSVRLGGPGGSAGGAGGGRVLECPSIRITSISPTPDPPTSLEDTPETWGDGSPRDYPPPEGFGGYREAGGQGGGAFFSPSPGSSSLSSWSFFSDASDEAALYAACDEVESELNEAASRFGLSSPLPSPRASPRPWTPEDPWSLYGPSSGGRAPEDSWLLLSAPGPIPASPRPASPCGKRRYSSSGTPSSASPALSRRGSLGEEGPEPPPPPPLPLVRDPSSPGPFDYVGAPTTESIPQKTRRTSSEQAVALPRSEEPAPCNGKLPSGTDEAVAAPGGLRKEVAGMDYLAVPSPLAWSKARIGGHSPIFRTSALPPLDWPLPSQYEQLELRIEVQPRAHHRAHYETEGSRGAVKAAPGGHPVVKLLGYSEKPLTLQMFIGTADERSLRPHAFYQVHRITGKMVATASYEAVVSGTKVLEMTLLPENNMAANIDCAGILKLRNSDIELRKGETDIGRKNTRVRLVFRVHVPQGGGKVVSVQAASVPIECSQRSAQELPQVEAYSPSACSVRGGEELVLTGSNFLPDSKVVFIERGPDGKLQWEEEAVVNRLQSSEVTLTLTVPEYSNKRVSRPVQVYFYVSNGRRKRSPTQSFKFLPVVFKEEPLPDSSLRGFPSTSGPPFGTDMDFSPPRPPYPSYPHEDPAYETPYLSESFGYSTPALYPKTGPPPSYRPGLRMFPETGGTTGCARPPAVSFLPRPFPGDPYGGQGSSFALGLPFSPPAPFRPPLPSSPPLEDPFNPQNAVHPLPAEGYNEVGPGYTPGEGASEQEKSRGGYSSGFRDNVPIQGITLEEVSEIIGRDLSGFPARPGEEPPA